The proteins below are encoded in one region of Drosophila santomea strain STO CAGO 1482 chromosome 2R, Prin_Dsan_1.1, whole genome shotgun sequence:
- the LOC120444720 gene encoding patronin isoform X48 — MDVETQEIRQARQRASVKWLLSKAFNNRVPDNLKEPFYRDHENQERLKPQIIVELGNATLYCQTLANLYSDPNYQSMNHWSIIQTLARKGVPVAESADMPITETVLIQTNPLRINAHMSVIESLMVLYAKEISSGDRVMAAIRRISGNNYQAPTGQSYEQALLGWISHACAALKKRIIKEVDAGLPDDNTPDIPPVRDFQDLCDGICLALLISYYCPKVVPWTSVRINYLPAVEDSIHNILLVCNFSQKHLPYTVMHMTPEDVTYMRGSMKLNLVVLLTDLFNLFEIHPAKCVCYPGMDGQDVIARRTMGANEHGICHRRGLTVQPVTPIPDLRSDLDQPPVGSPQNRPPFQVPHSNSFGGGLNRRSTPPNEYQTVQSNNFDGNHAEAFVVHKSRGITTLASMHSQQQQLHQQQHQHQQHQQQYQQQPLQQHPSQSQLQIQQQEPLVPARLRQAKEKTNVESKADERGDFVAAGRPSNWEQSRRPSFAGRRSRRNSSSEDSQLTIENFGGSQDQLNTLGRYERDRERKLSNTSVGSYPVEPAVAVRSSIADARGTLQLGYDTDSGSEKQDRETEKYSMRRQVSVDNVPTVSSHNLSNAGSPLPVARHKQHSSDKDYSSNSGMTPDAYNDTRSTSAYDPESTPVRKSSTSSMPASPAAWQLDVGDDDMRSLENASKLSTIRMKLEEKRRRIEQDKRKIEMALMRHQEKEDLESCPDVMKWETMSNESKRTPDMDPVDLDKYQAYNAPVSAYSSRPPSRDPYQQQLHHQQQQPMPMPQPMQYVNEHGQYMSPPQPAHYMPQQTQQPQSIYSDNGAAYNHSNHSPYGGAPQYRSSVVYDDYGQPTNHFYLHESSPQPQAHPHPQRRTWAHSAAAAAYEQQQQIQPSLVDVNAWQTQQHQKQKQTWMNRPPSSAGAPSPGSFMLHQNGGSGGGGGGELQHLFQVQASPQHGQRQVSGSNGVQRQQSLTNLRDNRSPKAPQNMGMPMGMPMQQEDMMAPQSICFIGDEEDVDELERNIIESMQSTHITDFVHQQQQQHQQQLQQQQRLQGHSGRGSSSEDYDSGEMISNKLNITSGNLTYRIPSPSRPSIQANSFQDPRAMAAAPGAEDQPPEKGFYISFDDEQPKRPKPPLRAKRSPKKESPPGSRDSVDNQATLKRESLSHLHNNNNIGFGNDDVNSKPVTRHSIHGLNNSNSVKSPGNATYNKYTDEPPIQLRQLAVSGAMSPTSNERRHLDDVSNQSPQQTQQPMSPTRLQQSSNNAEAAKNKALVIGADSTNLDPESVDEMERRKEKIMLLSLQRRQQQEEAKARKEIEASQKREKEREKEEERSRKKEEQMARRAAILEQHRLKKAIEEAEREGKTLDRPDLHVKLQSHSSTSTTPRLRQQRTTRPRPKTIHVDDASVDISEASSISSRGKKGSSSNLTEPAGVERGRTLSRISVAKGSTLNFRGRKSNSLMNLCDTDSGLGRATPPRRAPSPGMGMGASGPKLYKQPAAKSNRGIILNAVEYCVFPGVVNREAKQKVLEKIARSEAKHFLVLFRDAGCQFRALYSYQPETDQVTKLYGTGPSQVEEVMFDKFFKYNSGGKCFSQVHTKHLTVTIDAFTIHNSLWQGKRVQLPSKKDMALVI; from the exons ATGGATGTCGAAACACAGGAAATACGACAG GCTCGTCAACGTGCTTCCGTCAAATGGCTGCTCTCGAAGGCGTTCAACAATCGCGTGCCGGACAACCTGAAGGAGCCCTTCTACCGCGACCATGAGAATCAGGAGCGCCTGAAGCCGCAAATCATCGTGGAGCTGGGCAATGCCACGCTCTACTGCCAGACGCTGGCCAATCTGTACTCAGATCCCAACTACCAAAGCATGAACCACTGGTCAATAATACAGACGCTAGCGCGCAAGGGAGTTCCCGTGGCCGAATCCGCGGACATGCCCATTACCGAAACGGTATTAATTCAAACCAATCCGCTGCGAATT AACGCCCACATGTCTGTGATAGAATCGCTGATGGTTTTGTATGCGAAGGAAATATCATCGGGTGACCGCGTCATGGCGGCCATACGAAG AATATCTGGCAACAACTATCAGGCGCCCACTGGCCAGTCCTACGAGCAAGCTCTGCTGGGCTGGATTTCACATGCTTGCGCCGCACTGAAGAAGCGCATTATCAAGGAGGTGGACGCAGGACTGCCCGACGATAAT ACCCCGGATATACCACCTGTAAGGGACTTCCAGGATCTGTGCGATGGAATCTGCTTGGCACTGCTCATCTCGTACTACTGCCCAAAGGTGGTGCCGTGGACGAGTGTGCGGATCAACTATCTGCCCGCCGTCGAGGactcgattcacaacatcctgcTGGTCTGCAATTTCTCGCAGAAGCATCTGCCCTATACCGTGATGCATATGACGCCCGAGGATGTGACCTACATGCGCGG ATCCATGAAACTTAATCTGGTAGTGTTGCTGACGGATTTGTTCAATCTGTTTGAGATACACCCGGCAAAATGTGTTTGCTACCCCGGCATGGATGGTCAGG ATGTCATCGCCCGGCGCACTATGGGCGCCAATGAGCACGGGATCTGCCATCGACGGGGCCTCACAGTGCAGCCCGTCACACCCATTCCCGATCTGCGCAGCGATCTCGACCAGCCGCCCGTAGGCTCGCCTCAGAACCGACCACCGTTCCAAG tTCCGCACTCGAATTCATTTGGCGGCGGCTTAAATCGCAGATCAACCCCGCCCAACGAATACCAGACGGTTCAGTCAAATAATTTTGACGGTAATCATGCCGAAg CCTTCGTGGTGCACAAGTCGCGTGGCATCACCACACTCGCCTCCATGcactcgcagcagcagcagctccatcagcagcaacatcaacatcaacagcatcagcagcaataccagcagcagccactgcagcagcaccCATCCCAGTCGCAGCTCCAAATCCAGCAGCAGGAGCCCTTGGTTCCGGCTCGCTTGCGCCAGGCTAAAGAAAAGACCAATGTTGAGTCGAAGGCGGACGAGAGAG GCGATTTTGTCGCTGCGGGTCGACCAAGTAACTGGGAACAGAGCCGCCGGCCAAGCTTTGCAG GTCGTCGCTCGCGCAGGAACTCTTCCAGCGAGGACTCCCAGCTGACCATCGAGAACTTTGGTGGCTCCCAGGATCAGCTGAACACGCTGGGACGATACGAACGCGACAGGGAACGCAAGTTGTCCAACACCAGTGTGGGTAGTTATCCAGTTGAACCCGCTGTGGCCGTTCGCTCTTCGATTGCCGATGCTAGGGGCACGTTGCAGTTGGGCTACGATACGGATTCCGGCTCTGAGAAGCAGGATCGTGAAACGGAAAAGTATTCGATGCGCCGGCAAGTCAG TGTCGACAATGTGCCCACGGTGTCGTCGCACAATCTTTCGAATGCGGGCAGCCCGTTGCCGGTGGCTAGGCACAAGCAACATTCCAGCGACAAAGactacagcagcaacagcggcatGACACCAGATGCATACAACGATACCCGCTCCACCAGTGCTTACGATCCGGAGAGCACGCCCGTTCGCAAATCCTCGACAAGCAGCATGCCAGCAAGTCCGGCTGCCTGGCAGTTGGATGTGGGAGACGACGATATGCGCTCACTGGAGAACGCCAGCAAGTTGTCCACCATACGAATGAAACTGGAGGAGAAGCGGCGGCGCATTGAGCAGGACAAGCGCAAGATCGAGATGGCTTTGATGAGGCACCAGGAGAAG GAGGATTTGGAGTCGTGTCCGGACGTTATGAAGTGGGAGACAATGAGCAACGAATCAAAGCGCACGCCTGATATGGATCCCGTGGACTTGGACAAGTACCAG GCCTACAACGCCCCAGTCAGCGCATACAGCTCCCGTCCGCCCAGTCGCGATCcctaccagcagcagctccaccatcagcagcagcagcccatGCCAATGCCACAACCGATGCAGTACGTCAACGAGCACGGGCAGTATATGTCGCCGCCGCAGCCCGCGCACTACATGCCGCAGCAGACGCAACAGCCGCAGAGCATCTACAGCGACAACGGGGCGGCGTACAATCACAGTAACCACTCGCCATACGGCGGAGCTCCACAGTATCGGAGCAGCGTGGTGTACGACGATTACGGGCAGCCCACCAACCACTTCTACCTGCATGAGTCATCGCCGCAGCCACAAGCTCATCCGCATCCCCAGCGTAGGACTTGGGCCCACtctgcagcagccgccgcttatgagcaacagcaacagatcCAGCCTTCCCTGGTGGATGTGAATGCCTGGCAGACGCAGCAGCACCAGAAGCAGAAACAGACCTGGATGAACAGGCCGCCCTCAAGTGCAGGAGCTCCGAGTCCTGGCAGCTTTATGCTGCACCAGAACGGAGGgagcggtggcggtggtggtggtgagcTACAGCACCTGTTTCAGGTACAGGCCTCGCCACAGCATGGCCAACGTCAGGTTAGTGGATCCAATGGCGTGCAGCGCCAGCAATCGCTGACCAATTTGCGAGACAATCGCTCGCCCAAGGCACCACAAAACATGGGAATGCCCATGGGTATGCCAATGCAGCAAGAGGACATGATGGCACCGCAGAGTATTTGCTTTATCGGTGACGAGGAGGATGTTGATGAGCTGGAGCGAAACATCATCGAATCAATGCAGTCGACGCACATCACCGACTTTgtgcaccagcagcagcagcaacaccaacagcaactgcagcagcaacagcggtTGCAGGGCCACAGCGGACGAGGCAGCAGCTCGGAGGATTATGACAGCGGGGAGATGATCTCCAACAAGCTGAATATCACCAGCGGCAATCTCACCTATCGCATACCCTCGCCATCCCGTCCCTCCATCCAAGCCAACAGCTTCCAGGATCCCCGAGCCATGGCAGCAGCTCCCGGTGCAGAGGACCAGCCGCCCGAGAAGGGTTTCTACATCTCCTTCGACGATGAGCAGCCCAAACGACCCAAGCCACCTCTGCGCGCCAAGCGATCGCCCAAAAAGGAGTCTCCACCGGGCAGTAGGGACAGCGTCGATAATCAGGCGACCCTGAAACGTGAATCGCTTAGTCATctgcacaacaacaacaatattgGATTTGGAAATGATGATGTCAACAGCAAACCGGTGACCAGGCACAGCATCCATGGCCTAAACAACTCCAATAGTGTCAAATCTCCCGGAAATGCCACGTACAACAAGTACACGGATGAGCCGCCCATCCAACTGCGTCAGCTGGCCGTATCTGGAGCAATGTCACCAACTAGTAACGAACGTCGCCACTTGGACGATGTCAGCAATCAGTCACCGCAGCAGACGCAACAACCAATGTCGCCCACGCGACTCCAAcagagcagcaacaatgcAGAGGCGGCCAAGAACAAGGCACTGGTCATCGGAGCAGATTCCACCAATTTGGATCCG GAATCTGTAGATGAGATGGAGCGGCGCAAGGAGAAAATCATGCTGCTGTCTTTGCAACGTCGCCAGCAACAGGAGGAGGCGAAGGCGCGCAAAGAGATTGAGGCTTCTCAGAAGCGAGAAAAGGAGCGCGAGAAGGAGGAGGAACGGTCGCGCAAGAAGGAGGAGCAAATGGCACGGCGAGCGGCCATTTTGGAGCAGCACAGACTCAAGAAAGCCATTGAAGAGGCCGAGCGAGAG gGTAAAACCCTGGATCGGCCCGATCTGCACGTGAAGCTGCAATCCCATTCATCCACCTCAACGACCCCGCGGCTGAGGCAGCAGCGTACCACGCGTCCCAGACCGAAGACAATTCACGTGGACGATGCCAGCGTGGACATCAGCGAGGCTTCAAGCATCTCTAGTCGGGGCAAAAAAGGCTCAAGCTCGAATCTAACTG AGCCAGCCGGCGTAGAAAGGGGCCGCACTCTGTCGCGTATCTCCGTCGCTAAGGGCAGCACGCTTAATTTCCGGGGCCGAAAGTCCAATTCGCTAATGAATCTGTGCG ACACAGATTCGGGACTGGGACGCGCCACTCCGCCGAGGCGTGCTCCGTCGCctggaatgggaatgggcgCTTCAG GTCCTAAACTCTATAAGCAACCAGCGGCCAAATCGAATCGTGGAATCATCCTGAATGCCGTTGAATACTGTGTTTTTCCCGGCGTTGTCAACCGCGAGGCCAAACAGAAAGTGCTGGAGAAGATAGCGCGCTCGGAGGCGAAGCACTTCCTGGTACTCTTCCGCGATGCTGGCTGCCAGTTCCGCGCCCTCTACAGCTACCAGCCGGAAACGGACCAGGTGACCAAGCTGTATGGTACTGGGCCTAGTCAAGTCGAAGAAGTCATGTTCGACAAGTTCTTCAA ATATAACTCAGGAGGCAAGTGCTTCTCGCAAGTGCACACCAAGCATCTGACAGTGACCATCGACGCCTTCACAATACACAACTCCCTGTGGCAGGGCAAGCGGGTGCAGTTGCCCAGCAAAAAAGACATGGCGCTTGTTATCTAA
- the LOC120444720 gene encoding patronin isoform X28: MDVETQEIRQARQRASVKWLLSKAFNNRVPDNLKEPFYRDHENQERLKPQIIVELGNATLYCQTLANLYSDPNYQSMNHWSIIQTLARKGVPVAESADMPITETVLIQTNPLRINAHMSVIESLMVLYAKEISSGDRVMAAIRRISGNNYQAPTGQSYEQALLGWISHACAALKKRIIKEVDAGLPDDNGSRLQTPDIPPVRDFQDLCDGICLALLISYYCPKVVPWTSVRINYLPAVEDSIHNILLVCNFSQKHLPYTVMHMTPEDVTYMRGSMKLNLVVLLTDLFNLFEIHPAKCVCYPGMDGQDVIARRTMGANEHGICHRRGLTVQPVTPIPDLRSDLDQPPVGSPQNRPPFQVPHSNSFGGGLNRRSTPPNEYQTVQSNNFDGNHAEAFVVHKSRGITTLASMHSQQQQLHQQQHQHQQHQQQYQQQPLQQHPSQSQLQIQQQEPLVPARLRQAKEKTNVESKADERGDFVAAGRPSNWEQSRRPSFAGRRSRRNSSSEDSQLTIENFGGSQDQLNTLGRYERDRERKLSNTSVGSYPVEPAVAVRSSIADARGTLQLGYDTDSGSEKQDRETEKYSMRRQVSVDNVPTVSSHNLSNAGSPLPVARHKQHSSDKDYSSNSGMTPDAYNDTRSTSAYDPESTPVRKSSTSSMPASPAAWQLDVGDDDMRSLENASKLSTIRMKLEEKRRRIEQDKRKIEMALMRHQEKEDLESCPDVMKWETMSNESKRTPDMDPVDLDKYQQSIAIMNMNLQDIQQDIHRLATQQSQMQAQHLQAQQLMQAQQIANMLNQQQTYGSQQHLADHHYQQQRPMQQSFGSSPHIPQAYNAPVSAYSSRPPSRDPYQQQLHHQQQQPMPMPQPMQYVNEHGQYMSPPQPAHYMPQQTQQPQSIYSDNGAAYNHSNHSPYGGAPQYRSSVVYDDYGQPTNHFYLHESSPQPQAHPHPQRRTWAHSAAAAAYEQQQQIQPSLVDVNAWQTQQHQKQKQTWMNRPPSSAGAPSPGSFMLHQNGGSGGGGGGELQHLFQVQASPQHGQRQVSGSNGVQRQQSLTNLRDNRSPKAPQNMGMPMGMPMQQEDMMAPQSICFIGDEEDVDELERNIIESMQSTHITDFVHQQQQQHQQQLQQQQRLQGHSGRGSSSEDYDSGEMISNKLNITSGNLTYRIPSPSRPSIQANSFQDPRAMAAAPGAEDQPPEKGFYISFDDEQPKRPKPPLRAKRSPKKESPPGSRDSVDNQATLKRESLSHLHNNNNIGFGNDDVNSKPVTRHSIHGLNNSNSVKSPGNATYNKYTDEPPIQLRQLAVSGAMSPTSNERRHLDDVSNQSPQQTQQPMSPTRLQQSSNNAEAAKNKALVIGADSTNLDPESVDEMERRKEKIMLLSLQRRQQQEEAKARKEIEASQKREKEREKEEERSRKKEEQMARRAAILEQHRLKKAIEEAEREGKTLDRPDLHVKLQSHSSTSTTPRLRQQRTTRPRPKTIHVDDASVDISEASSISSRGKKGSSSNLTGYGQLSSNSMKRDYYRGSQDSLTVKDSGLGRATPPRRAPSPGMGMGASGPKLYKQPAAKSNRGIILNAVEYCVFPGVVNREAKQKVLEKIARSEAKHFLVLFRDAGCQFRALYSYQPETDQVTKLYGTGPSQVEEVMFDKFFKYNSGGKCFSQVHTKHLTVTIDAFTIHNSLWQGKRVQLPSKKDMALVI; encoded by the exons ATGGATGTCGAAACACAGGAAATACGACAG GCTCGTCAACGTGCTTCCGTCAAATGGCTGCTCTCGAAGGCGTTCAACAATCGCGTGCCGGACAACCTGAAGGAGCCCTTCTACCGCGACCATGAGAATCAGGAGCGCCTGAAGCCGCAAATCATCGTGGAGCTGGGCAATGCCACGCTCTACTGCCAGACGCTGGCCAATCTGTACTCAGATCCCAACTACCAAAGCATGAACCACTGGTCAATAATACAGACGCTAGCGCGCAAGGGAGTTCCCGTGGCCGAATCCGCGGACATGCCCATTACCGAAACGGTATTAATTCAAACCAATCCGCTGCGAATT AACGCCCACATGTCTGTGATAGAATCGCTGATGGTTTTGTATGCGAAGGAAATATCATCGGGTGACCGCGTCATGGCGGCCATACGAAG AATATCTGGCAACAACTATCAGGCGCCCACTGGCCAGTCCTACGAGCAAGCTCTGCTGGGCTGGATTTCACATGCTTGCGCCGCACTGAAGAAGCGCATTATCAAGGAGGTGGACGCAGGACTGCCCGACGATAAT GGTTCTCGTCTGCAGACCCCGGATATACCACCTGTAAGGGACTTCCAGGATCTGTGCGATGGAATCTGCTTGGCACTGCTCATCTCGTACTACTGCCCAAAGGTGGTGCCGTGGACGAGTGTGCGGATCAACTATCTGCCCGCCGTCGAGGactcgattcacaacatcctgcTGGTCTGCAATTTCTCGCAGAAGCATCTGCCCTATACCGTGATGCATATGACGCCCGAGGATGTGACCTACATGCGCGG ATCCATGAAACTTAATCTGGTAGTGTTGCTGACGGATTTGTTCAATCTGTTTGAGATACACCCGGCAAAATGTGTTTGCTACCCCGGCATGGATGGTCAGG ATGTCATCGCCCGGCGCACTATGGGCGCCAATGAGCACGGGATCTGCCATCGACGGGGCCTCACAGTGCAGCCCGTCACACCCATTCCCGATCTGCGCAGCGATCTCGACCAGCCGCCCGTAGGCTCGCCTCAGAACCGACCACCGTTCCAAG tTCCGCACTCGAATTCATTTGGCGGCGGCTTAAATCGCAGATCAACCCCGCCCAACGAATACCAGACGGTTCAGTCAAATAATTTTGACGGTAATCATGCCGAAg CCTTCGTGGTGCACAAGTCGCGTGGCATCACCACACTCGCCTCCATGcactcgcagcagcagcagctccatcagcagcaacatcaacatcaacagcatcagcagcaataccagcagcagccactgcagcagcaccCATCCCAGTCGCAGCTCCAAATCCAGCAGCAGGAGCCCTTGGTTCCGGCTCGCTTGCGCCAGGCTAAAGAAAAGACCAATGTTGAGTCGAAGGCGGACGAGAGAG GCGATTTTGTCGCTGCGGGTCGACCAAGTAACTGGGAACAGAGCCGCCGGCCAAGCTTTGCAG GTCGTCGCTCGCGCAGGAACTCTTCCAGCGAGGACTCCCAGCTGACCATCGAGAACTTTGGTGGCTCCCAGGATCAGCTGAACACGCTGGGACGATACGAACGCGACAGGGAACGCAAGTTGTCCAACACCAGTGTGGGTAGTTATCCAGTTGAACCCGCTGTGGCCGTTCGCTCTTCGATTGCCGATGCTAGGGGCACGTTGCAGTTGGGCTACGATACGGATTCCGGCTCTGAGAAGCAGGATCGTGAAACGGAAAAGTATTCGATGCGCCGGCAAGTCAG TGTCGACAATGTGCCCACGGTGTCGTCGCACAATCTTTCGAATGCGGGCAGCCCGTTGCCGGTGGCTAGGCACAAGCAACATTCCAGCGACAAAGactacagcagcaacagcggcatGACACCAGATGCATACAACGATACCCGCTCCACCAGTGCTTACGATCCGGAGAGCACGCCCGTTCGCAAATCCTCGACAAGCAGCATGCCAGCAAGTCCGGCTGCCTGGCAGTTGGATGTGGGAGACGACGATATGCGCTCACTGGAGAACGCCAGCAAGTTGTCCACCATACGAATGAAACTGGAGGAGAAGCGGCGGCGCATTGAGCAGGACAAGCGCAAGATCGAGATGGCTTTGATGAGGCACCAGGAGAAG GAGGATTTGGAGTCGTGTCCGGACGTTATGAAGTGGGAGACAATGAGCAACGAATCAAAGCGCACGCCTGATATGGATCCCGTGGACTTGGACAAGTACCAG CAAAGTATCGCCATCATGAACATGAACCTGCAGGATATCCAGCAGGATATCCACCGCCTGGCCACCCAGCAAAGCCAAATGCAGGCGCAACACCTCCAAGCCCAACAGCTCATGCAGGCTCAGCAGATAGCCAACATGCTGAACCAG CAGCAGACCTATGGGTCGCAGCAGCACTTGGCTGATCATCACTACCAGCAGCAGAGACCCATGCAGCAAAGCTTTGGTTCATCGCCCCATATTCCGCAGGCCTACAACGCCCCAGTCAGCGCATACAGCTCCCGTCCGCCCAGTCGCGATCcctaccagcagcagctccaccatcagcagcagcagcccatGCCAATGCCACAACCGATGCAGTACGTCAACGAGCACGGGCAGTATATGTCGCCGCCGCAGCCCGCGCACTACATGCCGCAGCAGACGCAACAGCCGCAGAGCATCTACAGCGACAACGGGGCGGCGTACAATCACAGTAACCACTCGCCATACGGCGGAGCTCCACAGTATCGGAGCAGCGTGGTGTACGACGATTACGGGCAGCCCACCAACCACTTCTACCTGCATGAGTCATCGCCGCAGCCACAAGCTCATCCGCATCCCCAGCGTAGGACTTGGGCCCACtctgcagcagccgccgcttatgagcaacagcaacagatcCAGCCTTCCCTGGTGGATGTGAATGCCTGGCAGACGCAGCAGCACCAGAAGCAGAAACAGACCTGGATGAACAGGCCGCCCTCAAGTGCAGGAGCTCCGAGTCCTGGCAGCTTTATGCTGCACCAGAACGGAGGgagcggtggcggtggtggtggtgagcTACAGCACCTGTTTCAGGTACAGGCCTCGCCACAGCATGGCCAACGTCAGGTTAGTGGATCCAATGGCGTGCAGCGCCAGCAATCGCTGACCAATTTGCGAGACAATCGCTCGCCCAAGGCACCACAAAACATGGGAATGCCCATGGGTATGCCAATGCAGCAAGAGGACATGATGGCACCGCAGAGTATTTGCTTTATCGGTGACGAGGAGGATGTTGATGAGCTGGAGCGAAACATCATCGAATCAATGCAGTCGACGCACATCACCGACTTTgtgcaccagcagcagcagcaacaccaacagcaactgcagcagcaacagcggtTGCAGGGCCACAGCGGACGAGGCAGCAGCTCGGAGGATTATGACAGCGGGGAGATGATCTCCAACAAGCTGAATATCACCAGCGGCAATCTCACCTATCGCATACCCTCGCCATCCCGTCCCTCCATCCAAGCCAACAGCTTCCAGGATCCCCGAGCCATGGCAGCAGCTCCCGGTGCAGAGGACCAGCCGCCCGAGAAGGGTTTCTACATCTCCTTCGACGATGAGCAGCCCAAACGACCCAAGCCACCTCTGCGCGCCAAGCGATCGCCCAAAAAGGAGTCTCCACCGGGCAGTAGGGACAGCGTCGATAATCAGGCGACCCTGAAACGTGAATCGCTTAGTCATctgcacaacaacaacaatattgGATTTGGAAATGATGATGTCAACAGCAAACCGGTGACCAGGCACAGCATCCATGGCCTAAACAACTCCAATAGTGTCAAATCTCCCGGAAATGCCACGTACAACAAGTACACGGATGAGCCGCCCATCCAACTGCGTCAGCTGGCCGTATCTGGAGCAATGTCACCAACTAGTAACGAACGTCGCCACTTGGACGATGTCAGCAATCAGTCACCGCAGCAGACGCAACAACCAATGTCGCCCACGCGACTCCAAcagagcagcaacaatgcAGAGGCGGCCAAGAACAAGGCACTGGTCATCGGAGCAGATTCCACCAATTTGGATCCG GAATCTGTAGATGAGATGGAGCGGCGCAAGGAGAAAATCATGCTGCTGTCTTTGCAACGTCGCCAGCAACAGGAGGAGGCGAAGGCGCGCAAAGAGATTGAGGCTTCTCAGAAGCGAGAAAAGGAGCGCGAGAAGGAGGAGGAACGGTCGCGCAAGAAGGAGGAGCAAATGGCACGGCGAGCGGCCATTTTGGAGCAGCACAGACTCAAGAAAGCCATTGAAGAGGCCGAGCGAGAG gGTAAAACCCTGGATCGGCCCGATCTGCACGTGAAGCTGCAATCCCATTCATCCACCTCAACGACCCCGCGGCTGAGGCAGCAGCGTACCACGCGTCCCAGACCGAAGACAATTCACGTGGACGATGCCAGCGTGGACATCAGCGAGGCTTCAAGCATCTCTAGTCGGGGCAAAAAAGGCTCAAGCTCGAATCTAACTG GCTACGGTCAACTAAGCTCAAATTCAATGAAAAGAGATTACTACAGGGGCTCGCAAGACTCCCTCACTGTAAAAG ATTCGGGACTGGGACGCGCCACTCCGCCGAGGCGTGCTCCGTCGCctggaatgggaatgggcgCTTCAG GTCCTAAACTCTATAAGCAACCAGCGGCCAAATCGAATCGTGGAATCATCCTGAATGCCGTTGAATACTGTGTTTTTCCCGGCGTTGTCAACCGCGAGGCCAAACAGAAAGTGCTGGAGAAGATAGCGCGCTCGGAGGCGAAGCACTTCCTGGTACTCTTCCGCGATGCTGGCTGCCAGTTCCGCGCCCTCTACAGCTACCAGCCGGAAACGGACCAGGTGACCAAGCTGTATGGTACTGGGCCTAGTCAAGTCGAAGAAGTCATGTTCGACAAGTTCTTCAA ATATAACTCAGGAGGCAAGTGCTTCTCGCAAGTGCACACCAAGCATCTGACAGTGACCATCGACGCCTTCACAATACACAACTCCCTGTGGCAGGGCAAGCGGGTGCAGTTGCCCAGCAAAAAAGACATGGCGCTTGTTATCTAA